In a genomic window of Arachis duranensis cultivar V14167 unplaced genomic scaffold, aradu.V14167.gnm2.J7QH unplaced_Scaffold_608113, whole genome shotgun sequence:
- the LOC107472183 gene encoding uncharacterized protein LOC107472183: protein MDAPRRVTIKEASAPDYVLQPLHVTHPNLNANFELKTALINLLPKFHGLPAQDPIRHLKDFHRICSTTRREGSDEVAIWLFAFPFSLEDKAKEWFYTLSSEVTSDWDLLRREFLDKFLPPEKMDRLRKEMSCIVQGETEPLYEYWERFRKLLDACPNHMIDTQVLLGYICQGMREQDKTAEEAWQLIIDLAESNQHMRRRVNRSRTVNEVSTSSETTALTQSLNEMTSILRQLQLNQQQPQQPQSYQQHPPPPQQHNQQLAFALATLTTRMSAQAFKKTTPWQLPIISMTAPIKGTTKAGGINAITFRSGTQLKEKEAKDSNPITIAQEEERIDIEEVVEKETPQAIVEDEAQPTRETAKAKRTLEEEIAQPLPFPTLAKKAKKRIELDPKMVEMFKKVEVTIPLFDAIHQVPGYAKFLKDLCINKDRILELETIPLGSSISALMGTLPEKCDDPGPCMVTCTVNGAQFRDCMCDLGACVSIMPLSVYRVLKLPPLKRSTARFVLADKSIITVAGVAEDVLVNIKGLVFPIDFYVLEMPSSETERASSILLGRPFLRTSRFKLDAYSGNYSFEIDGRIVSFSLEEAMKHPPENHSLFRCDPIDNIVAEVHLARLYEKYMVEKTNEKSSELNTTHHTNHPETQTSKNDKKMELKPLPPHLRYSYLDEAQKLPVIIAQELTPQQEEKLLNVLRKNKRAIPQSMRAPHIP from the exons ATGGATGCTCCGAGGAGAGTTACCATCAAGGAAGCGAGTGCACCGGATTATGTCCTTCAACCCCTTCACGTAACTCACCCCAACTTGAATGcgaactttgaattgaagaccgCTTTGATCAACCTCCTACCCAAGTTTCACGGGCTTCCTGCACAAGACCCCATTCGACATCTCAAGGACTTCCATCGCATATGCTCGACTACTAGACGGGAAGGGTCCGATGAAGTtgctatatggttgtttgctttccctttctctcttgagGACAAGGCTAAAGAATGGTTCTACACCCTCTCTAGTGAAGTTACCTCCGATTGGGACCTACTTAGAAGGgaattcttggataaattcttgccCCCGGAAAAGATGGATAGGCTAAGGAAGGAAATGTCTTGTATTGTGCAAGGTGAGACGGAACCACTCTATGAGTATTGGGAACGGTTTCGCAAACTACTAGATGCATGCCCTAATCACATGATCGACACTCAAGTATTGCTTGGATACATATGTCAAGGGATGCGAGAGCAAGATAAAACTGCGGAGGAGGCATGGCAACTTATTATTGACTTAGCCGAATCCAATCAACATATGAGGCGAAGAGTCAACCGTTCAAGGACCGTGAACGAGGTATCAACTAGTAGTGAAACCACCGCTCTAACTCAATCCTTGAATGAGATGACATCCATCTTGAGGCAACTCCAATTGaaccaacaacaaccacaacaaccTCAATCATATCAACAACACCCCCCACCACCTCAACAACACAACCAACAATTGGCATTTGCTCTTGCTACTCTCACTACACGGATGAGTGCCCAAGCCTTCAAGAAGACAACACCTTGGcagctacccataatttctatgaccgccccaatcaagggtactacCAAGGCG GGAGGCATCAACGCCATCACTTTTAGATCCGGTACACAACTAAAAGAGAAGGAAGCAAAGGACTCAAATCCTATCACAATCGCTCAAGAGGAGGAAAGAATAGATATAGAAGAGGTAGTGGAAAAGGAGACACCACAAGCCATAGTTGAGGATGAAGCCCAACCAACAAGGGAGACAGCCAAGGCCAAAAGAACCTTGGAGGAAGAAATTGCTCAACCACTTCCATTTCCAACACTTGCAAAGAAAGCTAAAAAGCGCATAGAACTcgaccccaaaatggtagaaatgttcaagaaagttgaggtaaccatcCCCCTCTTTGATGCCATCCATCAAGTTCCTGGATATGCCAAATTCCTCAAAGATTTATGCATAAACaaggatagaattcttgaattggAAACCATCCCCTTGGGGAGTTCTATTTCCGCTTTAATGGGAACATTGCCCGAGAAGTGTGATGATCCGGGCCCTTGTATGGTCACTTGCACCGTCAATGGAGCTCAATTTAGAGATTGTATGTGCGACCTTGGAGCATGTGTTAGCATCATGCCGCTCTCCGTCTACCGGGTATTGAAGTTGCCACCACTAAAAAGGTCGACGGCAAGATTTGTCCTAGCggataaaagcataataaccGTAGCGGGTGTTGCGGAAGATGTATTGGTGAATATAAAGGGGTTGGTGTTTCCGATTGACTTCTATGTCCTTGAAATGCCATCAAGCGAAACCGAGAGAGCATCGTCTATCCTACTTGgaaggccattcttgagaacttCTAGATTTAAGCTTGATGCTTACTCGGGGAACtactcatttgaaatagatgggAGAATTGTAAGCTTTAGCCTAGaggaagcaatgaagcatccacCGGAAAACCACTCTCTATTTCGGTGTGACCCAATTGATAACATAGTGGCCGAAGTGCATCTTGCAAGGTTATATGAGAAGTACATGGTtgaaaaaacaaatgaaaagtCAAGCGAACTAAATACCACACATCATACAAACCATCCGGAAACTCAAACTTCAAAGAATGACAAAAAGATGGAattgaagccactaccaccTCACTTAAGGTATTCATACCTTGATGAAGCCCAAAAGCTACCCGTGATAATTGCACAAGAGTtaactcctcaacaagaagaaaaattgctGAATGTATTGAGGAAAAACAAAAGGGCAATTCCCCAAAGTATGCGAGCACCGCATATTCcttga